A genome region from Anomaloglossus baeobatrachus isolate aAnoBae1 chromosome 5 unlocalized genomic scaffold, aAnoBae1.hap1 SUPER_5_unloc_23, whole genome shotgun sequence includes the following:
- the LOC142259041 gene encoding gastrula zinc finger protein XlCGF66.1-like, translated as MDMDRDKMAERILHLTLEILFRLTGEDYTVVKKTSSERCQAPVSEGWGPLSPVTGPPPQPPIHEDINDQKILELTYKMIELLTGEVPIRCQDVTIYFSMEEWEYLEGHKDLYKDVMMEVPQPLTSPGLSSKRTTPERCPRPLLPQDCKQEDPDVPQDVFTPALSCKRYLLMYFLH; from the exons atggatatggacagggacaagatggcggagaggatattacacctcaccctagagatcctcttccgccttactggagag gattacacagtagtgaagaagacctctagtgagcgctgtcaggcccctgtgtctgagggatggggacccCTGAGCCcagtcacggggcctccacctcagcccccgatacatgaggacatcaatgaccagaagatcctagaactcacctacaagatgattgagctgctgactggagag gttcctataaggtgtcaggacgtcaccatctatttctccatggaggagtgggagtatttagaaggacacaaagatctgtacaaggacgtcatgatggaggttccccagcccctcacatcaccag gtctatccagtaagaggacaacaccagagagatgtccccgtcctcttctcccacaggactgtaaacaagaagatcccgatgttcctcaggatgtgtttactccagctctatcctgtaagagatatctactcatgtactttctgcactaa
- the LOC142259051 gene encoding LOW QUALITY PROTEIN: uncharacterized protein LOC142259051 (The sequence of the model RefSeq protein was modified relative to this genomic sequence to represent the inferred CDS: inserted 2 bases in 1 codon): MAVSGSVEIIDSSTLHVNFSDVSDDCIGSSDGNLISSEFRTDAESITHDTYEEHAAVPDLPPVLPRKALSSDLFKEVQNSDLSQNCQQNKTYGRDVEHEMAHTKEKPFSCSKCGKCFTKKSHLVNLQKVQTHENPFSSPQCEKCFARKSNLIDYQKYQTGKKLFSCSECGNCFNWKSELVQHQRFHTGKKPFSCSECGKCFNQKSSLVRHQRSHTGEKPFSCSECGKCFIRKSDLVIHQRSHTGEKPFSCSECGKCFIRKSELVEHQRSHTGEKPFSCSECGKCFIQRSNLVRHQKIHTGEKPFSCSECGKCFIQKAELVAHQRFHTGEKPFSCSECGKCFIRNSDRLRHQRSHTGEKPFSCSECGKGFSDKSYLVRHQKIHTRENLFSCXQTGKCFNWKSELVGHQRSHTVEITGTIVISTFEDHEHCSVSWFLALVCTVWFREKVA; the protein is encoded by the exons ATGGCGgtttcaggatctgtggaaattatagattctAGTACTCTAcatgttaacttctctgatgtct cagatgactgtattgggagttcagatggaaatcttatATCTTCAGAATTTAGAACAGATgctgaaagtatcacacatgatacatatgaagagcatgctgctgtcccagatttacctccagtccttcctcggaaagctttatcatctgatcttttcaaagaagtccaaaattccgatttatcacagaattgtcagCAAAATAAAACTTacggaagggatgtggaacatgaaatggCTCATACaaaggagaaaccattttcatgttcaaaatgtgggaaatgttttaccaagaaatcacatcttgttaacctTCAAAAAGTTCAGACACATGAAAATCCGTTTTCATCTCctcaatgtgagaaatgttttgctcgaaaATCAAACCTTATTGATTATCAAAAATATCAGACTGggaagaagctattttcatgttcagagtgtgggaattgttttaattggaaatcagaacttgtccagcatcaaagatttcacacaggcaagaagccattttcatgttcagaatgtgggaaatgtttcaaccagaaatcaagtcttgttagacatcaaagatctcacacaggggagaaaccattttcatgttcagagtgtgggaaatgttttattcggaaatcagatcttgttatacatcaaagatctcacacaggggagaaaccattttcatgttcagagtgtgggaaatgttttattcgaaaatcagaacttgttgagcatcaaagatctcacacaggagagaagccattttcatgttcagagtgcgggaaatgttttattcagagatcaaaccttgttaggcatcagaaaattcacacaggggagaagccattttcatgttcagagtgtgggaaatgttttattcagaaagcaGAACTTGTTgcgcatcaaagatttcacactggagagaagccattttcatgttcagagtgtgggaaatgttttattcggaattcAGATCGTCTtagacatcaaagatctcacacaggggagaaaccattttcatgttcagagtgtgggaaaggttttagtgataaatcataccttgttagacatcagaaaattcacacaagggagaatctattttcatg tcagactgggaaatgttttaattggaaatcagaacttgttgggcatcaaagatctcacacagttgAGATAACAGGGACAATTGTAATATCCACTTTTGAAGATCATGAGCATTGTTCTGTCTCGTGGTTTTTGGCTTTGGTTTGTACTGTGTGGTTTAGGGAAAAAGTAGCTTGA